Proteins encoded within one genomic window of Actinoplanes octamycinicus:
- a CDS encoding MarR family winged helix-turn-helix transcriptional regulator encodes MAASNEPDLTDIAEQLRQACARLVRTTRAHADSLPRTHAETMGYLSREGPRTIAELAALRRVTHQSMSRTVAELERLDFVSRTPNPADARGFVITLTPHGEIALDHDRSARREWVASRIATTLTRDEQRLLAAIPALLDRLAEPPTR; translated from the coding sequence ATGGCCGCGAGCAACGAACCTGATCTGACCGACATCGCCGAGCAACTGCGGCAGGCGTGCGCCCGGCTGGTCCGCACCACCCGGGCGCACGCCGACTCGCTGCCCCGCACGCACGCCGAGACGATGGGCTACCTGAGCCGTGAGGGCCCGCGCACCATCGCCGAGTTGGCCGCGCTCCGCCGGGTCACCCACCAGAGCATGAGCCGCACCGTCGCCGAGCTGGAGAGACTCGACTTCGTCAGCCGCACCCCCAACCCGGCCGACGCCCGCGGCTTCGTCATCACGCTGACCCCGCACGGCGAGATCGCGCTCGACCACGACCGGTCCGCCCGCCGCGAGTGGGTGGCGTCCCGGATCGCCACCACGCTCACCCGGGACGAGCAGCGCCTGCTGGCCGCGATCCCCGCCCTGCTCGACCGCCTGGCCGAGCCCCCCACCCGCTGA
- a CDS encoding trypsin-like serine peptidase, with translation MRRKTAIVVGACAALVLAGVAGAMTAKHGDERPVGTWQQAPGVPRTPVAAEASLPPATVAVRSSGEAVPSSASASSRERASPTAPTFSEPSSAARKSSHKTDKTPEGAERVLESAEAAPGRQRVGELLHVGKLLGYLAGPAKQTFRYPGASYVKVHFSRMAMLPGDYVTVANPDRTESYRYDTENGGRWAMSISGDTAVVEVHRALDPLGLRSALDGLGVRVDRVARGFSRTEQARVPAPASVRPGRSGREESVCGADTSTDAVCYQSADPVAYIKSKAIARLLINGTELCTGWRVGPKNRMLTNNHCLTTSEEAYDTEVWFNYQCAKCGGYDVFKPTKVWGDQVVSTDHVLDYTLFSVDGFDDVAKFGYLTLDAARPAKGTELYVPQHPAGEPTRIAGAKGEKAGNCAVDNPDYTGYAAHSDVSYFCDTAGGSSGSPVLSRKTNKVVALHHFGGCPNSGVRGDLLAAKLRAYL, from the coding sequence ATGCGACGCAAGACAGCGATCGTCGTCGGAGCGTGCGCCGCCCTCGTGCTGGCCGGGGTGGCCGGCGCGATGACGGCGAAGCACGGCGACGAGAGGCCGGTCGGCACCTGGCAGCAGGCGCCCGGGGTGCCGCGGACACCGGTGGCGGCTGAGGCATCACTGCCGCCGGCGACGGTCGCGGTGCGGTCGTCCGGCGAGGCCGTTCCTTCGTCCGCGTCCGCCTCGTCGCGCGAACGCGCCTCGCCGACCGCCCCGACCTTCTCGGAGCCGTCCTCGGCCGCCCGGAAATCTTCGCATAAAACGGACAAAACGCCGGAAGGCGCGGAGCGTGTCCTCGAATCGGCTGAGGCGGCGCCCGGGCGGCAGCGTGTCGGGGAACTGCTCCACGTCGGCAAGCTGCTCGGATATCTGGCCGGGCCGGCGAAGCAGACATTCCGCTATCCGGGTGCTTCGTACGTGAAGGTGCACTTCTCCCGGATGGCGATGCTGCCGGGGGACTATGTCACGGTCGCGAACCCGGACCGCACCGAGTCCTACCGCTACGACACGGAAAACGGCGGTCGATGGGCGATGTCGATCAGCGGGGACACCGCCGTGGTCGAGGTGCACCGGGCGCTCGACCCGCTCGGGCTGCGCTCCGCACTCGACGGGCTCGGCGTGCGGGTCGACCGGGTGGCGCGCGGGTTCAGCCGTACCGAACAGGCCCGGGTCCCGGCGCCGGCGTCCGTGCGGCCCGGCCGGAGCGGCCGCGAGGAGTCGGTGTGCGGCGCCGACACCTCCACCGACGCGGTCTGTTACCAGTCCGCCGACCCGGTCGCCTACATCAAGTCCAAGGCGATCGCCCGGCTGCTGATCAACGGGACCGAGCTGTGCACCGGCTGGCGGGTCGGCCCGAAGAACCGGATGCTCACCAACAACCACTGCCTGACCACCTCGGAGGAGGCCTACGACACCGAGGTCTGGTTCAACTACCAGTGCGCCAAGTGCGGTGGGTACGACGTCTTCAAGCCCACCAAGGTGTGGGGCGACCAGGTGGTCTCCACCGACCATGTGCTGGACTACACGCTGTTCAGCGTCGACGGCTTCGACGACGTGGCGAAGTTCGGCTACCTCACGCTGGATGCCGCGCGGCCGGCCAAGGGGACCGAGCTCTACGTGCCGCAGCACCCGGCCGGCGAACCGACCCGGATCGCCGGGGCCAAGGGGGAGAAGGCCGGCAACTGCGCGGTCGACAACCCGGACTACACCGGTTACGCCGCGCACTCCGACGTCTCGTACTTCTGCGACACCGCCGGGGGCTCGTCCGGCTCGCCGGTGCTGTCCCGCAAGACCAACAAGGTGGTGGCGCTGCACCACTTCGGCGGATGCCCCAATTCGGGGGTTCGCGGCGACCTGCTGGCCGCGAAGTTGCGGGCGTACCTTTAA
- a CDS encoding MBL fold metallo-hydrolase yields MELTKLGHACVTLERDGRRLVIDPGGLTPEDALAGADAVLITHEHFDHFSPEKLAAALTANPALRVWTNESVARAFDGDPARVHVVGDGDAFTADGFEVRAYGRWHAELHPDIPRVPNVGFLVDGQVFHPGDALTVPDVPVPTLLLPVHGPWSRVADLIDWVREVKPARTIGVHDGALNPIGLTMLGTFLGEQGPAPTGVPYTHLTPGQSHELP; encoded by the coding sequence ATGGAACTGACCAAATTAGGCCACGCCTGCGTGACGCTGGAGCGGGACGGCCGCCGGCTGGTGATCGACCCCGGTGGCCTCACCCCGGAGGACGCCCTGGCCGGGGCCGACGCGGTGCTGATCACGCACGAGCACTTCGACCACTTCAGCCCGGAGAAGCTGGCGGCCGCGCTGACGGCGAACCCGGCCCTGCGGGTCTGGACCAACGAGTCGGTGGCCCGGGCCTTCGACGGCGACCCGGCCCGGGTGCACGTGGTCGGCGACGGCGACGCCTTCACCGCTGACGGTTTCGAGGTGCGCGCCTACGGCCGCTGGCACGCCGAGCTGCACCCGGACATCCCGCGCGTCCCCAATGTCGGCTTCCTGGTCGACGGGCAGGTCTTCCACCCGGGCGACGCGCTCACCGTGCCCGACGTGCCGGTGCCGACCCTGCTGCTCCCGGTGCACGGCCCATGGTCCCGGGTCGCCGACCTGATCGACTGGGTCCGCGAAGTCAAGCCGGCCCGGACGATCGGCGTCCACGACGGCGCCCTCAACCCGATCGGCCTCACCATGCTCGGCACCTTCCTCGGTGAGCAGGGCCCGGCCCCGACCGGGGTGCCCTACACCCACCTGACCCCCGGCCAGTCCCACGAGCTGCCCTGA
- a CDS encoding phosphatase PAP2 family protein produces the protein MIQRRTLAWWPDLLLLAAFAALTVALIDGHLLGLDQRVADWSLSHQPWLPYWTARVLNYLGQGGQVLTPVALILTGLLVHRTRSARAALPFVAAYVVTYLTIGPMKIFFDRAAPRYTGPFKVEMFNPVASGDLSRSYPSGHMGNSLVWYAVFAILVAALLRRALTRREFVAIRVLPVAIVFVTTVYTGFHWLTDSIAGLLLGLVLARFLERIPWDRVPLPALRGWNRPAFSSSR, from the coding sequence ATGATCCAACGCCGCACCCTCGCCTGGTGGCCCGACCTCCTGCTGCTCGCGGCGTTCGCGGCGCTGACCGTGGCGTTGATCGACGGCCACCTGCTGGGGCTCGACCAGCGGGTGGCCGACTGGTCCCTGTCGCACCAGCCGTGGTTGCCGTACTGGACCGCGCGGGTGCTCAACTACCTGGGGCAGGGCGGTCAGGTGCTCACCCCGGTGGCGCTGATCCTGACCGGGCTGCTGGTCCACCGGACCCGGTCGGCGCGGGCGGCGCTGCCGTTCGTCGCGGCGTACGTCGTGACCTATCTGACGATCGGGCCGATGAAGATCTTCTTCGACCGGGCCGCGCCGAGATATACCGGCCCGTTCAAGGTCGAGATGTTCAATCCGGTGGCGAGCGGTGACCTGAGCAGGAGCTATCCGTCCGGGCACATGGGCAACTCGCTGGTCTGGTACGCGGTCTTCGCGATCCTGGTGGCCGCCCTGCTGCGCCGCGCCCTGACCCGGCGGGAGTTCGTCGCCATCCGGGTCCTGCCGGTCGCGATCGTCTTCGTCACCACGGTCTACACCGGCTTCCACTGGCTCACCGACTCGATCGCCGGCCTCCTGCTCGGGCTGGTCCTGGCCCGCTTCCTCGAACGCATCCCGTGGGACCGGGTCCCCCTCCCCGCCCTCCGCGGCTGGAACCGCCCCGCCTTCTCCTCCTCCCGCTGA